The Corvus hawaiiensis isolate bCorHaw1 chromosome 2, bCorHaw1.pri.cur, whole genome shotgun sequence genome includes a window with the following:
- the LOC125322236 gene encoding protein-lysine methyltransferase METTL21E-like has product MDLTSSQRNQLQNQWVRELERQEGEKEDEQIVAEIMGRRFFPDLITHKTWEGFHFAGHEIRITEATDCYGAVVWPSALVLCYFLETNSKQCNLVDKNVIEIGAGTGLVSIVASLLGAFVTATDLPELLGNLQHNVLHNTKQKCKHQPCVKELSWGIDLEKNFPRSSCHFDYIMAADVVYYHPFLDELLLTFDHLCKNDTVILWAMKFRLEKENQFVDRFQTLFDLEMISNFPSLNIALYKAMRKGRMKARPSKLMV; this is encoded by the exons ATGGATTTGACATCATCACAGCGTAATCAGCTACAAAATCAATGGGTCAGAGAATTGGAAAGACAAGAAG gggaaaaagaagatgaaCAGATAGTTGCAGAAATCATGGGGAGGCgtttttttcctgatcttaTAACTCATAAGACCTGGGAAGGCTTTCACTTTGCCGGCCATGAGATAAGAATTACAGAAGCCACTGATTGTTACGGGGCAGTCGTCTGGCCATCG GCTCTCGTTCTGTGTTATTTTTTGGAAACTAATTCTAAACAATGCAATTTGGTTGACAAAAATGTGATTGAAATTGGAGCCGGAACTGGCTTGGTCTCCATAGTAGCCAGTTTGCTGG GTGCCTTTGTGACTGCCACAGATTTGCCAGAACTACTGGGAAACCTTCAGCACAACGTTCTCCACAATACAAAGCAGAAATGCAAGCACCAGCCTTGTGTTAAAGAATTGTCTTGGGGAATTGATCTGGAAAAGAACTTTCCTAGGTCTTCCTGTCACTTTGACTACATTATGGCTGCTGATGTAGTTTACTACCATCCATTCCTGGATGAACTCCTCCTAACTTTTGATCACTTGTGCAAGAATGATACTGTTATTCTGTGGGCCATGAAATTTAGGTTGGAGAAAGAGAACCAATTTGTGGACAGATTTCAGACGCTGTTTGACTTAGAGATGATTTCTAATTTTCCCAGTTTGAACATAGCCTTGTATAAAGCAATGAGGAAAGGCAGGATGAAAGCCAGACCTTCCAAACTGATGGTCTGA